The following are encoded together in the Blautia obeum ATCC 29174 genome:
- a CDS encoding DEAD/DEAH box helicase codes for MIFGKNAGLMLKYQKAKAKMVEYDVSKQEYPHFPLNSNELSYPTTYVLSRYSECIIENNHDELKELELLLITTAEYYDSAFKSKDRPEYDWDFLLSGASAYFLRKDFGSAKVLAARVVDLIDEERSPQKLLTNIYNYLLGGVYLPYLRVIDTYERINNFFLDYFGKGKSLEALKSNLWVYRNEIYENGDPDSIFYVDILVAVIIVACENSSWSLLPSSSGILDEEWESYLQSKMSIKMLWPAQRLIAEKGLLRGESSIVQLPTGVGKTRSIELIIRAAFLSERANIAIIVAPLRALCNEITMDMYKAFGNDVTINQFSDVLQNDFWNLFSEDIKRQILICTPEKLSYVLHHDPFFLSAIDLFVFDEGHMFDDGGRGATYELLVTHIRQNITSEQQLVLLSAVLPNSGDIAQWLFEDRGCLATDDRIVSTPKSIGFSSTQRDIHFFSDDKSNEDYYIPRILRVEQLKKLPRERSNKYFPDLSSSIDVAIYNAIKLCHNGSVAIYLGQQRSMKTVFERIINLDKRNYDLKALKDNTNQAELSKIKGFIESYYGSEHYYTKAAELGVLPHSSNLQNGVKLVVEHALKNKYVSCVVCTSTLAQGVNIPIKYLLVTSIRNGLKLVKARDFQNLMGRTARAGIYTEGSIIITDCKIYDNRTNWKNGGGYLWNDCVKLFDTKLTEPCGSSILSLVQDFNIDYDVTVSGEKFIDIVIDHLDERDFLLDYAKKLEKAYLKTNPKRTQNLIVQEILLRQDIISNIENYLCLVRSAETLVNDSKKSIVDICTNTLAYAIATEKEKELLIKVFQKIEENIQQYSVEKLSRYSNAMSGIGLSSLIEEWIVQNELTEKIYTETELLSVIAELYLQICGDFRYQEHIQSICKKWIDGQTPMEINNKETIGIAEVESLCNKRISYEMNFLIGNICDLIEVDGENEEQVDQRNILTLLQKKVKYGVPNMTAISICESIFNDRLLAIELAQILSDANIGTDKILNMLKAHSEEIFSCLDSYPEYFKDRLSVLMK; via the coding sequence ATGATTTTTGGGAAAAATGCAGGCTTAATGTTAAAATATCAAAAAGCAAAGGCTAAAATGGTAGAATATGATGTTTCAAAGCAGGAGTATCCACATTTTCCGCTGAATTCTAATGAATTATCGTATCCAACAACTTATGTGCTGTCACGATACTCAGAATGCATTATAGAAAATAATCATGACGAATTAAAAGAGCTGGAGTTACTTTTGATTACAACTGCAGAATATTATGATTCAGCTTTTAAGTCCAAAGATAGACCAGAATATGATTGGGATTTTTTGCTATCTGGAGCATCTGCCTACTTCCTACGAAAGGATTTTGGTAGTGCTAAAGTGTTGGCAGCAAGAGTAGTTGATTTAATTGATGAGGAGCGATCTCCGCAGAAATTGTTGACGAATATCTATAATTATCTTCTGGGTGGAGTGTATTTGCCATATTTGAGAGTTATAGATACCTATGAGCGAATAAATAATTTTTTCTTGGATTACTTTGGAAAGGGTAAGTCTTTAGAAGCATTAAAGTCAAACTTATGGGTATATAGAAATGAAATATATGAGAATGGAGATCCGGATAGTATATTTTATGTAGATATATTAGTGGCAGTTATTATTGTGGCGTGCGAAAATTCGTCATGGAGTCTTTTGCCGAGTAGTTCAGGTATCTTGGATGAAGAATGGGAGTCATATCTACAAAGTAAGATGTCAATAAAGATGTTATGGCCAGCACAAAGATTAATAGCCGAAAAGGGATTGTTGCGTGGAGAAAGTTCTATCGTTCAACTTCCGACAGGGGTAGGCAAGACAAGAAGTATTGAACTAATTATTAGAGCAGCTTTTTTATCTGAACGAGCGAATATTGCTATTATAGTGGCACCATTAAGAGCGTTGTGCAACGAAATAACAATGGATATGTACAAAGCTTTTGGAAATGATGTCACGATAAATCAGTTTTCTGATGTACTTCAAAATGATTTTTGGAACTTGTTTTCAGAAGATATTAAACGGCAGATACTAATATGTACGCCAGAGAAACTGAGTTATGTATTACATCATGATCCGTTTTTCTTAAGTGCTATAGATTTATTTGTGTTTGATGAAGGTCATATGTTTGATGATGGAGGGAGAGGTGCAACATATGAGTTATTAGTAACACATATACGTCAGAACATAACGAGCGAACAGCAGTTGGTTTTGCTATCTGCGGTATTGCCAAATTCAGGGGATATTGCACAGTGGTTGTTTGAGGATAGAGGTTGTTTGGCGACAGATGATAGAATTGTATCTACACCTAAATCAATAGGATTTTCATCGACACAAAGGGATATTCATTTCTTTTCTGATGATAAATCAAATGAAGATTATTATATTCCCCGAATCCTTCGAGTTGAACAATTGAAGAAGTTACCCCGAGAAAGAAGTAATAAATATTTTCCAGATTTATCATCATCTATAGATGTGGCCATTTATAATGCAATAAAGTTGTGTCATAACGGCAGTGTTGCTATCTATCTTGGGCAGCAACGTTCAATGAAAACGGTATTTGAAAGAATTATAAATTTGGATAAGCGAAACTATGATTTGAAAGCATTAAAAGATAATACAAATCAAGCAGAGCTTTCCAAAATCAAGGGATTTATAGAAAGCTATTATGGTTCAGAGCATTATTATACGAAAGCAGCGGAATTGGGTGTTTTGCCTCATTCATCTAATCTTCAAAATGGAGTTAAGCTTGTTGTTGAACATGCATTGAAGAATAAATATGTTTCTTGCGTAGTGTGTACATCGACGCTTGCACAGGGTGTGAATATCCCGATAAAATATTTATTGGTTACCAGCATTCGAAATGGATTGAAATTAGTAAAAGCTCGAGATTTTCAAAACTTGATGGGTAGAACAGCACGAGCAGGTATATACACAGAAGGAAGTATTATTATTACGGATTGCAAAATATACGACAACCGTACCAACTGGAAAAATGGTGGAGGATATTTATGGAATGATTGCGTGAAGCTATTTGATACAAAATTGACAGAACCTTGTGGCAGTTCTATTCTTTCGTTAGTCCAGGATTTTAACATAGATTATGATGTGACCGTAAGTGGTGAGAAATTTATTGATATAGTGATAGATCACCTTGACGAAAGAGATTTCTTGCTTGATTACGCAAAGAAGTTAGAAAAAGCATACTTAAAAACCAATCCAAAAAGAACACAAAATCTGATTGTGCAGGAAATATTATTGCGTCAGGATATTATATCAAATATAGAAAATTATTTGTGTTTAGTACGTTCCGCAGAGACATTGGTCAATGATAGTAAGAAAAGTATTGTGGATATTTGTACAAATACATTGGCGTATGCTATTGCAACAGAAAAAGAGAAAGAATTACTGATTAAAGTTTTTCAGAAGATAGAAGAGAATATTCAACAATATTCTGTTGAAAAATTGAGCAGATATTCTAATGCAATGTCAGGAATAGGTTTGTCTTCTCTAATAGAGGAATGGATTGTTCAGAATGAACTTACAGAGAAGATATATACAGAAACAGAACTGTTATCTGTTATTGCAGAATTGTATCTGCAAATCTGTGGAGACTTTAGATACCAAGAGCATATACAAAGCATTTGTAAAAAATGGATTGATGGCCAGACTCCAATGGAAATTAACAACAAAGAAACTATTGGAATTGCAGAAGTAGAATCATTATGTAATAAAAGAATCTCATATGAAATGAATTTTCTTATCGGCAATATCTGTGATCTGATAGAAGTTGACGGAGAAAATGAGGAGCAAGTTGATCAAAGGAACATCTTGACATTGTTACAAAAGAAAGTAAAATATGGCGTTCCAAATATGACAGCAATTTCTATTTGTGAGAGTATTTTTAATGATCGTCTATTAGCTATAGAATTAGCTCAAATTTTATCTGATGCGAATATTGGAACGGACAAGATACTTAATATGTTGAAAGCTCATAGTGAAGAAATCTTTAGTTGTCTTGATTCGTATCCGGAATATTTCAAGGATAGATTATCTGTGTTGATGAAATAA
- a CDS encoding replication initiator protein A, with translation MKYEYMKESEQMLQYFQFPKFLLKLRISQNAKFLYMILYDRVRISRKNSWIDKYGNVYLIFPIEELSVQIDKCKSSVKTALKELDDVGLLVRRSGGFSKPNHLYVKIPSDEIGLQPVDDKAVEKMVATESEKQPSSGRKNGCTGVGNVAPSKVTEKYKRNKYHEVNYCYGEGESL, from the coding sequence ATGAAATATGAATACATGAAGGAGTCAGAGCAGATGCTTCAGTACTTCCAGTTTCCAAAGTTTTTGCTGAAGCTGCGCATTTCCCAAAATGCAAAATTTCTTTATATGATTTTGTATGACCGGGTACGGATATCGAGAAAGAATAGCTGGATAGATAAGTATGGAAATGTTTATCTGATATTTCCAATAGAAGAATTGTCTGTTCAAATCGATAAATGCAAATCTTCTGTAAAAACAGCGTTGAAGGAATTAGATGATGTGGGACTATTGGTTCGCAGATCGGGTGGTTTTTCAAAACCCAATCATTTATATGTAAAAATTCCATCTGATGAGATAGGTTTACAGCCGGTTGACGATAAGGCGGTTGAAAAGATGGTTGCAACAGAGTCGGAAAAGCAACCTTCATCTGGTCGTAAAAATGGCTGTACAGGAGTCGGAAATGTGGCACCTAGTAAAGTAACTGAGAAATATAAAAGAAATAAATATCATGAAGTAAATTATTGCTATGGGGAAGGAGAGAGTTTGTGA
- a CDS encoding ATP-binding protein gives MREEDTVCVGSDGLQYCKVCGEAKEAFFPEGGFMGMKKHSRQCACDRKAYEEEQKYFKDKEHRELVSRNTSICFDESRMEEWTFENADMSDAVMHKAKSYVDNWEEMKRNHIGCLFWGPVGTGKSFIAGCIANELLKQEVTVKMTNFNTIIDDIFPLADKTEYINALASYQLLIIDDLGVERNSEYALGIIFSVIDRRIRSGRPLIITTNLPLNEIKSETMLDKRRIYDRILEMCTPMYVGGASKREAIASMKMEKAKTLLNTNKGEE, from the coding sequence ATGAGAGAAGAAGATACTGTATGTGTAGGCAGTGATGGTTTGCAATACTGTAAAGTCTGTGGGGAAGCGAAAGAAGCATTTTTTCCTGAGGGTGGATTTATGGGGATGAAGAAACATTCCAGGCAATGTGCCTGTGACAGAAAAGCGTATGAAGAAGAACAAAAATATTTTAAAGACAAAGAACACCGGGAATTAGTCAGTAGAAATACGAGCATCTGTTTTGACGAGAGCAGGATGGAAGAGTGGACATTTGAGAATGCAGATATGTCAGATGCAGTAATGCATAAGGCAAAAAGCTATGTTGATAACTGGGAGGAAATGAAAAGAAATCATATAGGCTGTTTGTTCTGGGGACCGGTTGGTACTGGGAAAAGTTTTATTGCCGGGTGCATTGCCAATGAACTTCTAAAGCAGGAGGTAACGGTAAAGATGACCAACTTCAATACCATTATCGATGATATATTTCCGCTGGCAGACAAAACGGAATATATCAATGCATTGGCTTCATATCAGCTTTTGATTATTGATGATCTTGGTGTGGAACGAAATTCAGAATATGCGTTAGGAATTATTTTTAGCGTCATAGACCGCAGGATCCGTTCAGGACGACCTTTGATTATTACAACCAATCTTCCGCTGAATGAAATAAAAAGCGAGACGATGTTAGATAAAAGGCGTATCTATGATCGTATTTTGGAAATGTGTACACCCATGTATGTTGGAGGCGCAAGTAAACGAGAAGCAATTGCAAGTATGAAAATGGAAAAAGCAAAAACGTTGTTGAATACAAACAAAGGGGAGGAGTAA
- a CDS encoding MerR family transcriptional regulator produces MNHIEKTVPVWKKYSLNVSEAAEYYGIGEKRLRQIAGENEGADFILEVGCHIRFKRKLFEDYLDTASTV; encoded by the coding sequence ATGAATCATATAGAAAAAACAGTACCTGTCTGGAAAAAATATTCTTTAAATGTTTCCGAAGCAGCAGAATATTATGGAATTGGAGAAAAGAGATTGAGACAGATCGCAGGCGAAAATGAAGGAGCAGATTTTATTTTGGAAGTAGGTTGTCATATCCGATTTAAAAGGAAATTGTTTGAAGATTATCTGGATACAGCCAGTACAGTTTAA
- a CDS encoding DUF6075 family protein, whose amino-acid sequence MKSTALGAENIIFISDAHEKFYYEKLQEVRYQDVYHKALCYCLGINGDTRKNADRIYNFKTGSVKTKCLHEGWQTSGSLKVVRMAFNLYCNSTPSVWDYEDAEEQVNECRQYTVEDIFCCVYAPYFWQAIQIRYPEYVVYNQKLHAMLGGID is encoded by the coding sequence ATGAAAAGTACAGCGTTAGGAGCAGAAAACATTATTTTTATCAGTGATGCACATGAAAAATTCTACTATGAAAAATTACAAGAAGTACGGTATCAGGATGTGTACCATAAGGCATTGTGTTATTGCCTGGGTATTAATGGAGATACCAGAAAAAATGCTGACAGAATTTATAATTTTAAAACGGGGTCTGTTAAAACGAAATGTTTACATGAAGGATGGCAGACAAGCGGTAGCTTAAAAGTGGTAAGGATGGCATTTAATCTGTACTGTAACAGCACGCCAAGCGTTTGGGATTATGAAGATGCAGAGGAACAGGTAAACGAGTGCAGACAGTATACAGTAGAGGATATCTTCTGCTGTGTATATGCACCATATTTTTGGCAGGCAATACAGATCCGTTATCCGGAATATGTAGTGTACAATCAAAAGTTACATGCCATGCTTGGAGGAATAGATTAA
- a CDS encoding ParA family protein → MCKIIAIANQKGGVAKTTTTINLGVGLSKVGKRVMLIDADPQGHLTMGLGFPKNLRVTLKTMMENIIMGLEFDPREAILHHEEGIDVIPSNKLLSGMDMSLFTVEDREKVLKEYLELLENDYDYILIDCMPSLGMMTINALSAADSVLIPVQPQYYAADGLMELLKVVKGIHQRFNPDLQIEGILFTMDSSHYNNSKRNKQAVRDAYGAEIIIFDQTIPRTEALAETASEGVSIFSYDAKGKGAYSYQALVQEVLNHA, encoded by the coding sequence ATGTGCAAAATAATCGCAATCGCAAATCAAAAAGGTGGAGTAGCAAAGACTACAACCACTATTAATCTTGGAGTAGGACTGTCTAAGGTTGGAAAACGTGTAATGCTGATAGATGCTGATCCACAGGGACATTTGACAATGGGACTTGGTTTTCCAAAGAACTTAAGGGTAACATTGAAAACAATGATGGAAAATATCATTATGGGATTAGAATTTGATCCCAGGGAAGCAATTTTACACCATGAGGAAGGAATAGATGTAATTCCATCTAATAAACTTCTTTCAGGAATGGACATGTCATTATTTACGGTAGAGGACAGAGAAAAAGTCTTAAAAGAATATCTGGAACTTTTGGAAAATGATTATGACTATATCCTGATTGATTGTATGCCCTCGTTGGGAATGATGACAATTAATGCGTTAAGTGCAGCTGATAGCGTTTTGATTCCGGTGCAGCCTCAATACTATGCGGCAGATGGTCTCATGGAATTACTGAAAGTTGTGAAAGGCATTCATCAGAGATTTAATCCTGATTTACAGATTGAAGGGATTCTGTTTACAATGGACAGCAGTCATTATAATAATTCAAAGAGAAATAAGCAGGCAGTACGAGATGCTTATGGAGCAGAGATTATAATTTTTGATCAGACAATTCCAAGAACAGAAGCTCTTGCCGAAACTGCATCAGAAGGTGTCAGTATTTTTTCTTACGATGCAAAAGGAAAAGGTGCGTACAGTTATCAAGCACTTGTCCAGGAGGTGCTGAATCATGCGTAA
- a CDS encoding reverse transcriptase/maturase family protein, with the protein MREPVKVLKSLSEQAINKQYKFKRLYRNLYNPEFYFLAYKNISQSQGSMTSGVDGKSLDGMSEKRISALIESIRSFSYQPNPARRVYIEKKNSTKKRPLGIPSTEDKLVQEVVKMILESIYEPNFSDCSHGFRPKRSCHSALQQIQNQFTGITWFVEGDIHACFDSFDHHVLVNILRERIEDENFLALIWKMLKAGYMEQWAYNCTFSGTPQGSGVSPILANIYLSKLDDFAENLKKSFNKGKSKENLEYQRAASKLYYIRRKNRANWENWNEQQRKEALRLQKDAINYMHSLPSKRANNKEYKSLVYCRYADDFLIGVIGSFEDASEIKEKFRVFLEDTLHLEMSEEKTKITHSQDKARFLGYDITTAKNSALKYDSKHQLRKTHTGRIKLYAPRDKWQGKLTEYGALRIRYDKNGKEIWDSHHRGNMVHMTDVEIVSQVNAEIRGMYNYYSIAENATVIKNFAFILEYSMYKTFGLKYRKSVYKIQRKYRKNGIFMVPYNTKKGLRYCEFYHDGFKKKRYACGFEPDLLPQYVKYDNPNYLRTRIKLGVCELCGENTGDICMHHVRSLKSIQADNEWNTIMLAKRRKTLAVCPNCYAKITK; encoded by the coding sequence TTGAGAGAACCAGTAAAGGTATTGAAAAGTCTTTCAGAACAAGCAATAAACAAACAGTATAAATTTAAAAGATTATATCGGAATTTATACAACCCAGAGTTTTATTTTCTAGCTTATAAGAATATAAGCCAATCTCAAGGAAGTATGACATCTGGTGTGGATGGCAAAAGCCTAGATGGTATGAGCGAGAAGCGAATAAGTGCTCTCATCGAAAGCATTAGGAGTTTCAGCTATCAGCCGAATCCCGCAAGGCGAGTGTATATTGAAAAGAAAAACAGCACAAAGAAGCGTCCATTGGGAATTCCATCAACAGAAGACAAATTAGTACAAGAGGTTGTAAAAATGATTCTTGAGAGTATATATGAACCAAATTTCTCAGACTGCTCTCATGGATTCAGACCTAAAAGAAGCTGTCACTCGGCTTTACAGCAAATACAGAATCAATTCACCGGAATCACATGGTTTGTAGAAGGTGATATTCATGCCTGTTTTGATAGCTTTGACCACCATGTGCTAGTGAATATTCTGAGGGAGAGAATCGAGGATGAAAATTTCTTGGCTCTCATTTGGAAAATGTTGAAGGCAGGCTACATGGAGCAATGGGCTTATAACTGCACTTTCTCAGGAACTCCTCAGGGTTCAGGAGTAAGTCCAATATTGGCAAATATATATCTGTCGAAGCTGGACGATTTTGCGGAAAACTTAAAGAAAAGCTTCAATAAAGGTAAATCAAAAGAAAACCTTGAGTATCAAAGGGCAGCAAGCAAATTATACTACATCAGAAGAAAAAACCGAGCAAATTGGGAAAATTGGAATGAGCAACAAAGAAAGGAAGCTCTGCGGCTGCAAAAGGACGCTATTAACTACATGCACAGTTTACCAAGCAAGAGAGCAAACAATAAGGAATACAAAAGTCTGGTCTATTGTAGATATGCGGATGACTTTCTAATTGGAGTCATAGGTTCATTCGAGGATGCATCTGAAATCAAGGAAAAATTCAGAGTATTTCTCGAGGATACTCTGCATCTTGAGATGTCCGAAGAAAAGACCAAGATAACACATAGTCAAGATAAAGCAAGATTTCTTGGATATGATATCACCACCGCAAAGAACTCAGCGCTTAAGTATGACTCAAAGCATCAATTAAGAAAAACTCATACGGGCAGAATTAAATTGTACGCCCCAAGAGATAAATGGCAAGGTAAATTGACGGAGTATGGTGCTCTAAGGATTAGGTATGACAAAAATGGCAAGGAAATATGGGATTCACACCACAGAGGAAATATGGTTCACATGACAGACGTGGAAATAGTGTCGCAAGTAAATGCGGAAATCAGAGGAATGTACAATTATTATTCCATTGCCGAAAATGCAACAGTCATCAAAAACTTTGCATTTATCTTGGAATATAGCATGTACAAAACCTTCGGACTGAAATATCGAAAGAGTGTTTATAAGATACAGAGAAAGTACCGCAAAAACGGGATATTCATGGTTCCATACAATACAAAGAAGGGATTGAGATACTGCGAGTTTTATCATGACGGATTCAAAAAGAAACGTTATGCATGCGGTTTCGAGCCTGACTTATTGCCACAATACGTCAAATATGATAATCCGAATTATCTGAGGACAAGGATTAAGCTAGGTGTATGTGAACTTTGTGGTGAAAACACAGGTGATATATGCATGCACCATGTAAGATCATTGAAATCAATCCAAGCAGACAATGAATGGAATACTATTATGTTGGCTAAGCGTCGCAAGACACTTGCAGTTTGTCCGAACTGCTATGCCAAAATCACGAAATAA
- a CDS encoding ParB/RepB/Spo0J family partition protein, with translation METRQGAVVLAYNIQRENLLPSEKAYAYKMKMDAVKHQGIKDENAASVDSADLVGQAAGDSGRTVQRYIRLTCLIPELLKLLDEGKINFTVGVSLTYLSETEQIWVKDCIVSGASSVTGSMATKLKQYSDEGNLTELAVQLILNEKKTETGKVTLTEKKIRKYFPKEYNREQIEQVIYELLDNWKKSQ, from the coding sequence TTGGAGACAAGGCAAGGCGCTGTGGTCTTAGCCTACAATATACAGAGAGAAAATTTGCTTCCAAGCGAAAAGGCATATGCTTATAAGATGAAGATGGATGCAGTAAAACATCAGGGCATAAAAGACGAAAACGCAGCTTCTGTTGACAGTGCAGATCTGGTTGGACAGGCTGCCGGTGACAGTGGAAGAACCGTTCAGCGTTACATACGCTTGACCTGTCTTATTCCGGAATTGCTGAAATTGTTGGATGAAGGAAAGATTAATTTTACAGTAGGTGTTTCATTAACCTATTTATCAGAAACGGAGCAGATTTGGGTGAAAGACTGCATAGTGTCTGGAGCAAGCTCTGTTACAGGTTCAATGGCAACAAAACTGAAGCAATACAGCGATGAAGGTAATCTGACAGAATTAGCGGTACAGCTTATTCTGAATGAAAAGAAAACAGAGACAGGAAAAGTTACTTTAACTGAAAAGAAAATACGAAAGTATTTTCCAAAGGAATATAACAGAGAACAGATTGAACAGGTTATCTATGAACTGCTTGATAACTGGAAGAAAAGCCAATAA
- a CDS encoding DUF6017 domain-containing protein, producing MAKSESTKIEFGYFHDYESEQFAFYRIPKVLFTDEYFRNLSSDAKVLYGLMLDRMALSIRHQWFDEEGKVYIIFTVEQVIQYMNCGRDKAMKTLAELDTKKGIGLIERVKQGFGKPDIIYVKNFILRTSKDVKNNDESEESIQQNREVEEVDLSESEKSTYRGRKNRLQGVGKTDFKRSENTTYRGRKIRTTEVGKTDPNNTNYNYTDISNTDRSNTDLINLSDSSEQQSMDLMEEMELFQMNTALVKRNIEYDCLVQRCRLGEQQQLDEIVALIVETISIERENITISGVKYPYQFVKSRLLLLEESHIEYVLDCLHENTREVKNIKAYLLTCLMNSITTIGNYYQAKVNHDMYGGGI from the coding sequence ATGGCAAAATCCGAAAGCACAAAAATAGAGTTTGGTTATTTTCACGATTATGAATCGGAACAGTTTGCTTTTTACCGTATTCCCAAAGTATTATTCACAGATGAATATTTCCGTAATCTGTCCAGCGATGCAAAGGTTCTTTATGGGCTGATGCTGGACAGAATGGCTTTATCTATCAGACATCAGTGGTTTGATGAAGAGGGTAAGGTTTATATTATTTTTACTGTTGAACAGGTTATTCAGTATATGAATTGTGGAAGAGATAAAGCAATGAAAACGCTTGCAGAACTGGATACCAAAAAGGGAATCGGATTAATTGAAAGAGTCAAACAAGGATTTGGTAAACCGGATATTATTTATGTAAAGAACTTTATTTTAAGGACATCAAAAGATGTTAAAAACAATGATGAATCCGAAGAGAGTATTCAACAAAATCGAGAGGTCGAAGAAGTCGACTTATCGGAGTCGGAAAAATCGACTTATCGTGGTCGGAAAAATCGACTTCAAGGGGTCGGAAAAACCGACTTCAAGAGGTCGGAAAATACGACTTATCGTGGTCGAAAAATCAGAACTACAGAAGTCGGAAAAACCGACCCTAATAATACTAATTATAATTATACTGATATTAGTAATACTGACAGAAGTAATACTGATCTTATCAATCTTTCAGATTCTTCCGAACAGCAGTCAATGGATTTGATGGAAGAGATGGAGTTATTCCAGATGAATACTGCACTTGTAAAAAGAAATATTGAATATGACTGTCTTGTACAACGATGCAGACTGGGGGAACAGCAACAGTTGGATGAAATTGTGGCACTAATTGTGGAAACAATCAGCATAGAACGGGAGAATATTACGATCAGTGGAGTGAAATACCCATATCAGTTCGTAAAAAGCAGATTATTGTTGCTGGAAGAAAGCCACATAGAGTATGTACTTGACTGTCTGCATGAGAATACCAGGGAAGTAAAGAACATAAAAGCGTACTTGCTTACCTGTCTTATGAATTCAATAACGACAATAGGCAATTATTACCAGGCAAAAGTAAATCATGATATGTACGGAGGTGGCATATGA
- a CDS encoding DUF6050 family protein produces MRGKEIITKLIIPGAIAMIICLIVHPMCMNGEILDWRKLLLFVGIPFGIQKMFLLVVPRNVGTGEMLGLVVLKLMVGSLIGIGVLAWRLLAVAGILLKNGISGIIWIIKRLKEMVIKNERKATGKIVL; encoded by the coding sequence ATGAGAGGAAAAGAAATTATAACAAAATTGATAATTCCTGGTGCAATAGCTATGATTATCTGCTTAATTGTTCACCCTATGTGCATGAATGGTGAAATATTAGACTGGAGAAAATTATTGCTTTTTGTGGGAATACCTTTCGGAATCCAGAAAATGTTTTTGTTGGTCGTTCCAAGAAATGTGGGGACAGGGGAAATGCTTGGTTTGGTGGTACTTAAACTGATGGTAGGAAGTTTGATTGGAATAGGGGTTCTTGCCTGGAGATTATTAGCTGTAGCAGGCATTTTGCTAAAAAACGGCATTTCTGGAATTATATGGATCATAAAAAGACTGAAAGAAATGGTGATCAAAAATGAGCGAAAAGCAACTGGAAAAATTGTATTATAG
- a CDS encoding DUF6809 family protein, producing the protein MSEKQLEKLYYSIYPMNQCETQSKSYEETKELCETLEKEMISLMSPDLQAMFEDYKEYTLNLKQTEQRDAYIDGLAFGIRTISEAFLHENKNRIW; encoded by the coding sequence ATGAGCGAAAAGCAACTGGAAAAATTGTATTATAGCATTTATCCAATGAATCAATGTGAGACACAAAGTAAAAGTTATGAAGAGACAAAGGAACTGTGTGAAACATTAGAAAAGGAAATGATAAGTCTAATGAGTCCGGATCTGCAGGCAATGTTTGAGGATTACAAGGAATATACTTTAAATCTTAAACAAACAGAACAGAGAGACGCTTACATAGATGGATTAGCGTTTGGGATTCGCACAATTTCGGAAGCCTTTTTACATGAGAACAAAAATAGAATATGGTGA
- a CDS encoding helix-turn-helix domain-containing protein: MDMKEKKTGKGNNFPTNCREVQQMKDMEINEKIRYFRKQRGLSQELLAERTGINVNTIRKYEIGIRKPKVEQLKKIADGLEISVIEFLDIEIENEADLIAMLKKISPFFKWDGLLHVLVGEKFL, encoded by the coding sequence ATGGATATGAAGGAAAAGAAAACTGGGAAAGGGAACAACTTCCCGACAAATTGTCGAGAAGTTCAACAGATGAAAGACATGGAGATAAATGAAAAGATTCGTTATTTTCGGAAACAGAGAGGGCTATCGCAGGAGCTGCTTGCAGAACGAACAGGAATTAATGTGAATACAATTCGGAAGTATGAAATAGGCATACGAAAGCCGAAAGTAGAACAATTAAAGAAAATTGCGGATGGACTTGAAATTAGTGTAATAGAATTTTTGGATATTGAAATAGAAAATGAAGCGGACTTGATTGCTATGCTGAAAAAAATCAGTCCGTTTTTTAAATGGGACGGATTGCTTCATGTATTGGTGGGGGAAAAGTTTTTATGA